In the Gopherus flavomarginatus isolate rGopFla2 chromosome 6, rGopFla2.mat.asm, whole genome shotgun sequence genome, one interval contains:
- the SIRT1 gene encoding NAD-dependent protein deacetylase sirtuin-1 isoform X2: MADEETLLLQPRSGRGAATAEPLPKRQRLDSDDDDGGGRGSGKGPGPERGVGTAPTTGSASRAAAVVRLQGEGAAGWSGGENGAGLRGLPREEPPPHQQQGEGAETAPSGDAVETAIGYRRSQCSHGAAEAAAPHPDDILFSDEIIANGFHSCDSDEDDRASRASSSDWTPRPRIGPYTFVQQHLMIGTDPRTILKDLLPETIPPPELDDMTLWQIVINILSEPPKRKKRKDINTIEDAMKLLQECKKIIVLTGAGVSVSCGIPDFRSRDGIYARLAVDFPDLPDPQAMFDIEYFRKDPRPFFKFAKEIYPGQFQPSLCHKFIALMDKEGKLLRNYTQNIDTLEQVAGIQRIIQCHGSFATASCLICKYKVDCEAVRGDIFNQVVPRCPRCPPDEPLAIMKPEIVFFGENLPEQFHRAMKYDKDEVDLLIVIGSSLKVRPVALIPSSIPHEVPQILINREPLPHLHFDVELLGDCDVIINELCQRLGGEYTKLCYNSVKLSEITEKPSRMHKELEMHSAELPPTPLKISEDSSSPNRMTPPDPLVVLSEHPAEGKAENADPPSESKGNCMEDKLQEVHACSENSESISGQLMNSEHMKDNRANEENKEKNEITSSVETLRKCLANRFAKEQISKRLDGTQYLFLPPNRYIFHGAEVYSDSEDDVLSSSSCGSSSDSGSCHSPSLDVEDESEIEEFYNGIEEEEDAPEREEETGFGEDGVVQDAVGEPAYINDAAGIDRPSNKL, from the exons ATGGCGGATGAGGAGACTCTGCTCCTCCAACCGCGTAGCGGCCGCGGCGCTGCGACTGCCGAGCCCCTTCCTAAGCGCCAGCGCCTGGACTCGGACGACGACGACGGCGGCGGGCGGGGCTCGGGGAAGGGCCCAGGCCCAGAACGAGGGGTTGGGACGGCGCCCACCACAGGCTCCGCGAGTAGGGCGGCGGCGGTGGTGAggttgcagggggagggagcGGCGGGCTGGAGCGGCGGGGAGAACGGGGCCGGGCTGCGGGGCCTGCCCCGCGAGGAGCCGCCTCCGCAccagcagcagggggagggggcggagacgGCGCCCAGTGGAGACGCGGTGGAGACGGCCATTGGCTACAGACGGTCGCAATGTTCACACGGGGCGGCAGAGGCGGCTGCCCCGCATCCCG ATGACATCCTTTTTAGTGATGAAATCATAGCCAATGGTTTCCATTCCTGTGATAGTGATGAAGATGACAGAGCCTCACGTGCTAGCTCTAGTGACTGGACTCCAAGACCACGTATAG GTCCCTACACTTTTGTTCAACAACATCTCATGATAGGCACAGACCCACGGACGATTCTGAAGGATTTGCTACCAGAAACAATCCCTCCTCCTGAACTGGATGATATGACTCTGTGGCAGATTGTTATAAACATTCTTTCagaaccaccaaaaaggaaaaaacgAAAAGATATTAATACTATTGAGGATGCTATGAAACTTTTACAAGAATGCAAAAAAATAATTGTCTTGACTGGAGCTGGG GTGTCTGTTTCTTGTGGAATACCTGACTTTCGATCAAGAGATGGCATCTATGCACGCCTTGCAGTAGATTTTCCAGACCTTCCAGATCCTCAAGCAATGTTTGATATAGAATACTTCAGAAAGGATCCaagaccattttttaaatttgcaaaG GAAATATATCCTGGACAGTTCCAACCATCTCTCTGTCATAAGTTCATAGCTTTGATGGACAAAGAAGGAAAACTACTTCGCAACTATACTCAGAACATTGACACACTGGAACAGGTTGCAGGAATCCAAAGGATAATTCAGTGTCATG gttccTTTGCAACAGCTTCCTGCCTCATCTGTAAATACAAAGTTGACTGTGAAGCTGTTCGAGGAGACATTTTTaatcag GTTGTTCCAAGATGTCCCAGGTGTCCACCTGATGAACCACTTGCCATCATGAAGCCAGAGATAGTGTTTTTTGGAGAAAACTTACCTGAGCAGTTCCATAGGGCCATGAAGTATGACAAAGATGAAGTTGATCTCCTTATTGTTATTGGGTCTTCACTGAAAGTAAGACCAGTAGCACTGATTCCAA GTTCCATCCCCCATGAAGTGCCTCAGATCTTAATTAATAGGGAACCTTTGCCTCATCTACACTTTGATGTGGAGCTTCTTGGAGACTGTGATGTCATTATTAATGAATTATGTCAAAGGCTAGGTGGTGAATATACAAAACTTTGCTATAACTCAGTAAAACTTTCAGAAATAACAGAAAAGCCCTCACGAATGCACAAGGAACTTGAAATGCATTCAGCTGAGTTACCACCTACCCCTTTAAAAATTTCAGAAGACTCTAGTTCACCGAACAGAATGACACCACCAGATCCTTTAGTGGTACTTTCAGAGCATCCAGCTGAAGGTAAAGCAGAAAATGCAGATCCTCCCTCAGAATCTAAAGGGAATTGCATGGAGGATAAATTGCAAGAAGTACACGCATGCTCAGAAAACTCTGAAAGTATTTCTGGCCAGCTAATGAACTCAGAACATATGAAGGATAATAGAGCTAACgaggaaaataaagagaaaaatgaaataaCTTCATCTGTTGAAACATTGAGGAAATGTTTGGCAAACAGATTTGCAAAAGAACAAATTAGCAAGCGGCTTGATG GTACTCAATACTTATTTTTACCACCAAATCGCTACATTTTCCATGGGGCTGAGGTATACTCGGACTCTGAAGACGATGTCCTATCTTCTAGTTCTTGTGGAAGTAGTAGTGATAGTGGTTCTTGTCATAGTCCAAGCTTAGATGTAGAAGATGAAAGTGAGATTGAAGAATTCTATAATGgcatagaggaggaggaggatgctccagagagagaagaggagactgGATTTGGGGAAGATGGAGTTGTTCAAGATGCAGTTGGTGAACCAGCTTATATAAATGACGCTGCAGGAATTGATCGTCCATCAAACAAATTGTAA
- the SIRT1 gene encoding NAD-dependent protein deacetylase sirtuin-1 isoform X3, producing the protein MIGTDPRTILKDLLPETIPPPELDDMTLWQIVINILSEPPKRKKRKDINTIEDAMKLLQECKKIIVLTGAGVSVSCGIPDFRSRDGIYARLAVDFPDLPDPQAMFDIEYFRKDPRPFFKFAKEIYPGQFQPSLCHKFIALMDKEGKLLRNYTQNIDTLEQVAGIQRIIQCHGSFATASCLICKYKVDCEAVRGDIFNQGQLQCFCRPKGEPQLAALRWQFYSRHIVLQWQFGSRSFPPSGREGPAAEEPEVPPLSVCCPKYLLAALVPGAGPVPLNVPRKFGSVWVKFDKQHMTHELYCVQDYKWEPAAATSKKDYSAVVPRCPRCPPDEPLAIMKPEIVFFGENLPEQFHRAMKYDKDEVDLLIVIGSSLKVRPVALIPSSIPHEVPQILINREPLPHLHFDVELLGDCDVIINELCQRLGGEYTKLCYNSVKLSEITEKPSRMHKELEMHSAELPPTPLKISEDSSSPNRMTPPDPLVVLSEHPAEGKAENADPPSESKGNCMEDKLQEVHACSENSESISGQLMNSEHMKDNRANEENKEKNEITSSVETLRKCLANRFAKEQISKRLDGTQYLFLPPNRYIFHGAEVYSDSEDDVLSSSSCGSSSDSGSCHSPSLDVEDESEIEEFYNGIEEEEDAPEREEETGFGEDGVVQDAVGEPAYINDAAGIDRPSNKL; encoded by the exons ATGATAGGCACAGACCCACGGACGATTCTGAAGGATTTGCTACCAGAAACAATCCCTCCTCCTGAACTGGATGATATGACTCTGTGGCAGATTGTTATAAACATTCTTTCagaaccaccaaaaaggaaaaaacgAAAAGATATTAATACTATTGAGGATGCTATGAAACTTTTACAAGAATGCAAAAAAATAATTGTCTTGACTGGAGCTGGG GTGTCTGTTTCTTGTGGAATACCTGACTTTCGATCAAGAGATGGCATCTATGCACGCCTTGCAGTAGATTTTCCAGACCTTCCAGATCCTCAAGCAATGTTTGATATAGAATACTTCAGAAAGGATCCaagaccattttttaaatttgcaaaG GAAATATATCCTGGACAGTTCCAACCATCTCTCTGTCATAAGTTCATAGCTTTGATGGACAAAGAAGGAAAACTACTTCGCAACTATACTCAGAACATTGACACACTGGAACAGGTTGCAGGAATCCAAAGGATAATTCAGTGTCATG gttccTTTGCAACAGCTTCCTGCCTCATCTGTAAATACAAAGTTGACTGTGAAGCTGTTCGAGGAGACATTTTTaatcag ggccagctccagtgtttttgccgccccaaggggGAGCCCcaattggcggcacttcggtggcagttcTACAGCCGCCACATtgttcttcagtggcaatttggcagcaggtccttccctccaagcgggagagagggacccgctgccgaagagccGGAAGTGCCACCCCTCTCcgtttgctgccccaagtacctgcttgctgcgctagtgcctggagccggccctgttccttTAAATGTTCCGAGAAAGTTTGGTTCAGTCTGGGTAAAATTTGATAAACAGCACATGACACAT GAGTTGTACTGCGTGCAAGACTACAAATGGGAACCTGCAGCAGCCACCTCAAAGAAAGATTATTCAGCA GTTGTTCCAAGATGTCCCAGGTGTCCACCTGATGAACCACTTGCCATCATGAAGCCAGAGATAGTGTTTTTTGGAGAAAACTTACCTGAGCAGTTCCATAGGGCCATGAAGTATGACAAAGATGAAGTTGATCTCCTTATTGTTATTGGGTCTTCACTGAAAGTAAGACCAGTAGCACTGATTCCAA GTTCCATCCCCCATGAAGTGCCTCAGATCTTAATTAATAGGGAACCTTTGCCTCATCTACACTTTGATGTGGAGCTTCTTGGAGACTGTGATGTCATTATTAATGAATTATGTCAAAGGCTAGGTGGTGAATATACAAAACTTTGCTATAACTCAGTAAAACTTTCAGAAATAACAGAAAAGCCCTCACGAATGCACAAGGAACTTGAAATGCATTCAGCTGAGTTACCACCTACCCCTTTAAAAATTTCAGAAGACTCTAGTTCACCGAACAGAATGACACCACCAGATCCTTTAGTGGTACTTTCAGAGCATCCAGCTGAAGGTAAAGCAGAAAATGCAGATCCTCCCTCAGAATCTAAAGGGAATTGCATGGAGGATAAATTGCAAGAAGTACACGCATGCTCAGAAAACTCTGAAAGTATTTCTGGCCAGCTAATGAACTCAGAACATATGAAGGATAATAGAGCTAACgaggaaaataaagagaaaaatgaaataaCTTCATCTGTTGAAACATTGAGGAAATGTTTGGCAAACAGATTTGCAAAAGAACAAATTAGCAAGCGGCTTGATG GTACTCAATACTTATTTTTACCACCAAATCGCTACATTTTCCATGGGGCTGAGGTATACTCGGACTCTGAAGACGATGTCCTATCTTCTAGTTCTTGTGGAAGTAGTAGTGATAGTGGTTCTTGTCATAGTCCAAGCTTAGATGTAGAAGATGAAAGTGAGATTGAAGAATTCTATAATGgcatagaggaggaggaggatgctccagagagagaagaggagactgGATTTGGGGAAGATGGAGTTGTTCAAGATGCAGTTGGTGAACCAGCTTATATAAATGACGCTGCAGGAATTGATCGTCCATCAAACAAATTGTAA
- the SIRT1 gene encoding NAD-dependent protein deacetylase sirtuin-1 isoform X1 — translation MADEETLLLQPRSGRGAATAEPLPKRQRLDSDDDDGGGRGSGKGPGPERGVGTAPTTGSASRAAAVVRLQGEGAAGWSGGENGAGLRGLPREEPPPHQQQGEGAETAPSGDAVETAIGYRRSQCSHGAAEAAAPHPDDILFSDEIIANGFHSCDSDEDDRASRASSSDWTPRPRIGPYTFVQQHLMIGTDPRTILKDLLPETIPPPELDDMTLWQIVINILSEPPKRKKRKDINTIEDAMKLLQECKKIIVLTGAGVSVSCGIPDFRSRDGIYARLAVDFPDLPDPQAMFDIEYFRKDPRPFFKFAKEIYPGQFQPSLCHKFIALMDKEGKLLRNYTQNIDTLEQVAGIQRIIQCHGSFATASCLICKYKVDCEAVRGDIFNQGQLQCFCRPKGEPQLAALRWQFYSRHIVLQWQFGSRSFPPSGREGPAAEEPEVPPLSVCCPKYLLAALVPGAGPVPLNVPRKFGSVWVKFDKQHMTHELYCVQDYKWEPAAATSKKDYSAVVPRCPRCPPDEPLAIMKPEIVFFGENLPEQFHRAMKYDKDEVDLLIVIGSSLKVRPVALIPSSIPHEVPQILINREPLPHLHFDVELLGDCDVIINELCQRLGGEYTKLCYNSVKLSEITEKPSRMHKELEMHSAELPPTPLKISEDSSSPNRMTPPDPLVVLSEHPAEGKAENADPPSESKGNCMEDKLQEVHACSENSESISGQLMNSEHMKDNRANEENKEKNEITSSVETLRKCLANRFAKEQISKRLDGTQYLFLPPNRYIFHGAEVYSDSEDDVLSSSSCGSSSDSGSCHSPSLDVEDESEIEEFYNGIEEEEDAPEREEETGFGEDGVVQDAVGEPAYINDAAGIDRPSNKL, via the exons ATGGCGGATGAGGAGACTCTGCTCCTCCAACCGCGTAGCGGCCGCGGCGCTGCGACTGCCGAGCCCCTTCCTAAGCGCCAGCGCCTGGACTCGGACGACGACGACGGCGGCGGGCGGGGCTCGGGGAAGGGCCCAGGCCCAGAACGAGGGGTTGGGACGGCGCCCACCACAGGCTCCGCGAGTAGGGCGGCGGCGGTGGTGAggttgcagggggagggagcGGCGGGCTGGAGCGGCGGGGAGAACGGGGCCGGGCTGCGGGGCCTGCCCCGCGAGGAGCCGCCTCCGCAccagcagcagggggagggggcggagacgGCGCCCAGTGGAGACGCGGTGGAGACGGCCATTGGCTACAGACGGTCGCAATGTTCACACGGGGCGGCAGAGGCGGCTGCCCCGCATCCCG ATGACATCCTTTTTAGTGATGAAATCATAGCCAATGGTTTCCATTCCTGTGATAGTGATGAAGATGACAGAGCCTCACGTGCTAGCTCTAGTGACTGGACTCCAAGACCACGTATAG GTCCCTACACTTTTGTTCAACAACATCTCATGATAGGCACAGACCCACGGACGATTCTGAAGGATTTGCTACCAGAAACAATCCCTCCTCCTGAACTGGATGATATGACTCTGTGGCAGATTGTTATAAACATTCTTTCagaaccaccaaaaaggaaaaaacgAAAAGATATTAATACTATTGAGGATGCTATGAAACTTTTACAAGAATGCAAAAAAATAATTGTCTTGACTGGAGCTGGG GTGTCTGTTTCTTGTGGAATACCTGACTTTCGATCAAGAGATGGCATCTATGCACGCCTTGCAGTAGATTTTCCAGACCTTCCAGATCCTCAAGCAATGTTTGATATAGAATACTTCAGAAAGGATCCaagaccattttttaaatttgcaaaG GAAATATATCCTGGACAGTTCCAACCATCTCTCTGTCATAAGTTCATAGCTTTGATGGACAAAGAAGGAAAACTACTTCGCAACTATACTCAGAACATTGACACACTGGAACAGGTTGCAGGAATCCAAAGGATAATTCAGTGTCATG gttccTTTGCAACAGCTTCCTGCCTCATCTGTAAATACAAAGTTGACTGTGAAGCTGTTCGAGGAGACATTTTTaatcag ggccagctccagtgtttttgccgccccaaggggGAGCCCcaattggcggcacttcggtggcagttcTACAGCCGCCACATtgttcttcagtggcaatttggcagcaggtccttccctccaagcgggagagagggacccgctgccgaagagccGGAAGTGCCACCCCTCTCcgtttgctgccccaagtacctgcttgctgcgctagtgcctggagccggccctgttccttTAAATGTTCCGAGAAAGTTTGGTTCAGTCTGGGTAAAATTTGATAAACAGCACATGACACAT GAGTTGTACTGCGTGCAAGACTACAAATGGGAACCTGCAGCAGCCACCTCAAAGAAAGATTATTCAGCA GTTGTTCCAAGATGTCCCAGGTGTCCACCTGATGAACCACTTGCCATCATGAAGCCAGAGATAGTGTTTTTTGGAGAAAACTTACCTGAGCAGTTCCATAGGGCCATGAAGTATGACAAAGATGAAGTTGATCTCCTTATTGTTATTGGGTCTTCACTGAAAGTAAGACCAGTAGCACTGATTCCAA GTTCCATCCCCCATGAAGTGCCTCAGATCTTAATTAATAGGGAACCTTTGCCTCATCTACACTTTGATGTGGAGCTTCTTGGAGACTGTGATGTCATTATTAATGAATTATGTCAAAGGCTAGGTGGTGAATATACAAAACTTTGCTATAACTCAGTAAAACTTTCAGAAATAACAGAAAAGCCCTCACGAATGCACAAGGAACTTGAAATGCATTCAGCTGAGTTACCACCTACCCCTTTAAAAATTTCAGAAGACTCTAGTTCACCGAACAGAATGACACCACCAGATCCTTTAGTGGTACTTTCAGAGCATCCAGCTGAAGGTAAAGCAGAAAATGCAGATCCTCCCTCAGAATCTAAAGGGAATTGCATGGAGGATAAATTGCAAGAAGTACACGCATGCTCAGAAAACTCTGAAAGTATTTCTGGCCAGCTAATGAACTCAGAACATATGAAGGATAATAGAGCTAACgaggaaaataaagagaaaaatgaaataaCTTCATCTGTTGAAACATTGAGGAAATGTTTGGCAAACAGATTTGCAAAAGAACAAATTAGCAAGCGGCTTGATG GTACTCAATACTTATTTTTACCACCAAATCGCTACATTTTCCATGGGGCTGAGGTATACTCGGACTCTGAAGACGATGTCCTATCTTCTAGTTCTTGTGGAAGTAGTAGTGATAGTGGTTCTTGTCATAGTCCAAGCTTAGATGTAGAAGATGAAAGTGAGATTGAAGAATTCTATAATGgcatagaggaggaggaggatgctccagagagagaagaggagactgGATTTGGGGAAGATGGAGTTGTTCAAGATGCAGTTGGTGAACCAGCTTATATAAATGACGCTGCAGGAATTGATCGTCCATCAAACAAATTGTAA